A single Flavobacterium sp. 1 DNA region contains:
- a CDS encoding ankyrin repeat domain-containing protein codes for MKKSIIYLGVALITATSTLSASNLYSFSNTLHEVNSSETASPLSIAISKGDVNIVKKFIEYGADVNEVSNGMTPLMVASRYNQTEIIKLLLAKGAIRYAKDENGFTALKYAELSNANEAIALLKQ; via the coding sequence ATGAAAAAATCAATCATTTATTTAGGAGTTGCTTTAATCACTGCAACAAGTACTTTATCAGCATCAAATCTGTATTCATTTTCGAATACTTTACATGAAGTTAATTCCTCTGAAACAGCTTCTCCACTGAGCATTGCTATCAGCAAAGGAGATGTAAACATTGTCAAAAAGTTTATAGAATATGGTGCCGATGTAAATGAAGTATCAAACGGAATGACTCCTTTGATGGTAGCTTCCCGTTACAACCAAACCGAAATTATTAAACTTCTATTAGCAAAAGGAGCTATCCGTTATGCAAAAGATGAAAACGGATTTACTGCATTAAAATATGCTGAGTTATCGAATGCTAATGAAGCTATAGCGCTTTTAAAACAATAA